CCGCAATCCTGTCAGAAGAGAAGTGCAGCTCCAGGGCAAGCGCAGAGTAATCCAACTTCTTAAAGACCTTAACCTTAGCCCTGAGTCTCATATTGTCATTAGAAATCGCGAATTGCTTACCAGTGACGAGTTCGTTAGTGATGACGACCATGTCGAGATATTGTCGGCCATCTCCGGAGGCTAGACATGCGATGTAAAAAGTGTCAAGGCAAAGCCAGCGTAGAGCTTCGACGGCACCATTCCGCCTTTTGCTCGCCCCACTACCTGGAGTTTGTCGAAAATCAGGTGGCCAGAAGCATCAAACGCCACCGAATGTTTTCTACCCACGATCGTATCTTG
This sequence is a window from SAR202 cluster bacterium. Protein-coding genes within it:
- a CDS encoding MoaD/ThiS family protein, yielding MKIIIRNPVRREVQLQGKRRVIQLLKDLNLSPESHIVIRNRELLTSDEFVSDDDHVEILSAISGG